A genome region from Taeniopygia guttata chromosome 5, bTaeGut7.mat, whole genome shotgun sequence includes the following:
- the BMAL1 gene encoding basic helix-loop-helix ARNT-like protein 1 isoform X4 produces the protein MADQRMDISSTISDFMSPDPADLISSSLSTSGMDCNRKRKGSSTDYQEGMDTDKDDQHGRLEYADQQGRIKNAREAHSQIEKRRRDKMNSFIDELASLVPTCNAMSRKLDKLTVLRMAVQHMKTLRGATNPYTEANYKPAFLSDDELKHLILRAADGFLFVVGCDRGKILFVSESVFKILNYSQNDLIGQSLFDYLHPKDIAKVKEQLSSSDTAPRERLIDAKTGLPVKTDITPGPSRLCSGARRSFFCRMKCNRPSVKVEDKDFPSTCSKKKDRKSFCTIHSTGYLKSWPPTKMGLDEDNEPDNEGCNLSCLVAIGRLHPHVVPQPANGEIRVKPTEYVSRHAIDGKFVFVDQRATAILAYLPQELLGTSCYEYFHQDDIAHLAECHRQVLQTREKITTNCYKFKIKDGSFITLRSRWFSFMNPWTKEVEYIVSTNTVVSTTVLDSGDAAFPQLAASPHSMDSVLQAGEGGPKRSHPTVPGIPGGTRAGAGKIGRMIAEEIMEIHRIRGSSPSSCGSSPLNITSTPPPDTSSPGGKKILNGGTPDISSAGLLSGQIQDNSGYPYSDNSSILGENSHIGMDMIDTEQGSSSPSNDEAAMAVIMSLLEADAGLGGPVDFSDLPWPL, from the exons GGAAGGTATGGATACAGATAAAGATGACCAACATGGAAG ATTGGAGTATGCAGACCAACAAGGCAGGATAAAAAATGCAAG ggaggcTCACAGCCAGATCGAGAAGCGGCGCAGGGACAAGATGAACAGTTTCATCGACGAGCTGGCCTCGCTGGTGCCCACGTGCAACGCCATGTCCCGCAAGCTGGACAAGCTCACCGTGCTCAGGATGGCTGTCCAGCACATGAAAACACTTCGTG gtGCTACAAACCCATATACAGAAGCAAACTACAAGCCTGCTTTTCTATCAGATGATGAATTAAAACATCTTATTCTCAGG GCAGCAGATGGATTCCTTTTCGTTGTGGGCTGTGACAGAGGAAAGATACTGTTTGTTTCAGAATCTGTCTTCAAGATCCTCAACTACAGTCAG AATGATTTGATTGGTCAAAGTTTATTTGATTATCTCCATCCTAAAGACATTGCCAAAGTGAAGGAGCAGCTCTCCTCTTCTGACACCGCGCCACGAGAAAGACTTATAGATGCAAAAA CCGGGCTCCCGGTGAAGACGGACATCACGCCCGGGCCCTCGCGCCTCTGCTCCGGAGCGCGCCGCTCCTTCTTCTGCAGGATGAAGTGCAACAGGCCCTCCGTCAAGGTGGAAGACAAGGATTTCCCTTCAACCTGCTCCAAGAAGAAAG ACCGCAAAAGCTTTTGCACTATTCATAGCACAGGCTACTTAAAAAGCTGGCCTCCAACAAAGATGGGCCTGGATGAAGATAACGAGCCAGATAACGAGGGCTGCAATTTGAGCTGCCTGGTTGCCATCGGGAGGCTCCATCCCCACGTGGTGCCGCAGCCGGCCAACGGCGAGATCCGCGTGAAGCCCACGGAATACGTGTCCCGGCACGCCATCGACGGCAAGTTCGTCTTTGTAGATCAGAG ggcAACAGCCATCCTGGCATACTTACCCCAGGAACTTCTAGGTACTTCGTGTTATGAATATTTTCATCAAGATGATATAGCACATCTTGCAGAATGTCACAGACAAG TTTTGCagacaagagaaaaaattacaaCTAACTGCTacaagtttaaaataaaagatggCTCTTTTATTACGTTGCGGAGTCGCTGGTTCAGTTTCATGAACCCTTGGACCAAAGAAGTAGAATACATTGTCTCCACAAACACAGTCGTTTC CACCACGGTCCTGGACAGCGGGGACGCGGCCTTTCCCCAGCTGGCAGCGTCCCCACACAGCATGGACAGCgtgctccaggctggagaag GTGGCCCCAAAAGGAGCCATCCCACTGTGCCTGGAATTCCAGGTGGAacaagagctggggcaggtaaAATAGGGAGGATGATTGCTGAAGAAATCATGGAGATTCACAG GATAAGGGGATCATCACCTTCCAGCTGTGGCTCAAGTCCCCTGAACATCACCAGCACCCCCCCACCCGACACATCCTCGCCAGGAGGGAAGAAG ATCTTGAATGGCGGCACTCCAGACATTTCTTCAGCTGGGCTGCTGTCTGGGCAAATCCAGGATAATTCTGGGTACCCATATTCCGACAACTCCTCTATCCTGG GGGAGAACTCCCACATCGGCATGGACATGATCGACACGGagcagggctccagcagccccagcaacGACGAGGCGGCCATGGCCGTCATCATGAGCCTGCTGGAGGCCGACGCGGGGCTCGGCGGCCCCGTGGACTTCAGCGACCTGCCCTGGCCCCTGTAA
- the BMAL1 gene encoding basic helix-loop-helix ARNT-like protein 1 isoform X5: MDTDKDDQHGRLEYADQQGRIKNAREAHSQIEKRRRDKMNSFIDELASLVPTCNAMSRKLDKLTVLRMAVQHMKTLRGATNPYTEANYKPAFLSDDELKHLILRAADGFLFVVGCDRGKILFVSESVFKILNYSQNDLIGQSLFDYLHPKDIAKVKEQLSSSDTAPRERLIDAKTGLPVKTDITPGPSRLCSGARRSFFCRMKCNRPSVKVEDKDFPSTCSKKKADRKSFCTIHSTGYLKSWPPTKMGLDEDNEPDNEGCNLSCLVAIGRLHPHVVPQPANGEIRVKPTEYVSRHAIDGKFVFVDQRATAILAYLPQELLGTSCYEYFHQDDIAHLAECHRQVLQTREKITTNCYKFKIKDGSFITLRSRWFSFMNPWTKEVEYIVSTNTVVSTTVLDSGDAAFPQLAASPHSMDSVLQAGEGGPKRSHPTVPGIPGGTRAGAGKIGRMIAEEIMEIHRIRGSSPSSCGSSPLNITSTPPPDTSSPGGKKILNGGTPDISSAGLLSGQIQDNSGYPYSDNSSILGENSHIGMDMIDTEQGSSSPSNDEAAMAVIMSLLEADAGLGGPVDFSDLPWPL, encoded by the exons ATGGATACAGATAAAGATGACCAACATGGAAG ATTGGAGTATGCAGACCAACAAGGCAGGATAAAAAATGCAAG ggaggcTCACAGCCAGATCGAGAAGCGGCGCAGGGACAAGATGAACAGTTTCATCGACGAGCTGGCCTCGCTGGTGCCCACGTGCAACGCCATGTCCCGCAAGCTGGACAAGCTCACCGTGCTCAGGATGGCTGTCCAGCACATGAAAACACTTCGTG gtGCTACAAACCCATATACAGAAGCAAACTACAAGCCTGCTTTTCTATCAGATGATGAATTAAAACATCTTATTCTCAGG GCAGCAGATGGATTCCTTTTCGTTGTGGGCTGTGACAGAGGAAAGATACTGTTTGTTTCAGAATCTGTCTTCAAGATCCTCAACTACAGTCAG AATGATTTGATTGGTCAAAGTTTATTTGATTATCTCCATCCTAAAGACATTGCCAAAGTGAAGGAGCAGCTCTCCTCTTCTGACACCGCGCCACGAGAAAGACTTATAGATGCAAAAA CCGGGCTCCCGGTGAAGACGGACATCACGCCCGGGCCCTCGCGCCTCTGCTCCGGAGCGCGCCGCTCCTTCTTCTGCAGGATGAAGTGCAACAGGCCCTCCGTCAAGGTGGAAGACAAGGATTTCCCTTCAACCTGCTCCAAGAAGAAAG caGACCGCAAAAGCTTTTGCACTATTCATAGCACAGGCTACTTAAAAAGCTGGCCTCCAACAAAGATGGGCCTGGATGAAGATAACGAGCCAGATAACGAGGGCTGCAATTTGAGCTGCCTGGTTGCCATCGGGAGGCTCCATCCCCACGTGGTGCCGCAGCCGGCCAACGGCGAGATCCGCGTGAAGCCCACGGAATACGTGTCCCGGCACGCCATCGACGGCAAGTTCGTCTTTGTAGATCAGAG ggcAACAGCCATCCTGGCATACTTACCCCAGGAACTTCTAGGTACTTCGTGTTATGAATATTTTCATCAAGATGATATAGCACATCTTGCAGAATGTCACAGACAAG TTTTGCagacaagagaaaaaattacaaCTAACTGCTacaagtttaaaataaaagatggCTCTTTTATTACGTTGCGGAGTCGCTGGTTCAGTTTCATGAACCCTTGGACCAAAGAAGTAGAATACATTGTCTCCACAAACACAGTCGTTTC CACCACGGTCCTGGACAGCGGGGACGCGGCCTTTCCCCAGCTGGCAGCGTCCCCACACAGCATGGACAGCgtgctccaggctggagaag GTGGCCCCAAAAGGAGCCATCCCACTGTGCCTGGAATTCCAGGTGGAacaagagctggggcaggtaaAATAGGGAGGATGATTGCTGAAGAAATCATGGAGATTCACAG GATAAGGGGATCATCACCTTCCAGCTGTGGCTCAAGTCCCCTGAACATCACCAGCACCCCCCCACCCGACACATCCTCGCCAGGAGGGAAGAAG ATCTTGAATGGCGGCACTCCAGACATTTCTTCAGCTGGGCTGCTGTCTGGGCAAATCCAGGATAATTCTGGGTACCCATATTCCGACAACTCCTCTATCCTGG GGGAGAACTCCCACATCGGCATGGACATGATCGACACGGagcagggctccagcagccccagcaacGACGAGGCGGCCATGGCCGTCATCATGAGCCTGCTGGAGGCCGACGCGGGGCTCGGCGGCCCCGTGGACTTCAGCGACCTGCCCTGGCCCCTGTAA
- the BMAL1 gene encoding basic helix-loop-helix ARNT-like protein 1 isoform X3 — protein MADQRMDISSTISDFMSPDPADLISSSLSTSGMDCNRKRKGSSTDYQEGMDTDKDDQHGRLEYADQQGRIKNAREAHSQIEKRRRDKMNSFIDELASLVPTCNAMSRKLDKLTVLRMAVQHMKTLRGATNPYTEANYKPAFLSDDELKHLILRAADGFLFVVGCDRGKILFVSESVFKILNYSQNDLIGQSLFDYLHPKDIAKVKEQLSSSDTAPRERLIDAKTGLPVKTDITPGPSRLCSGARRSFFCRMKCNRPSVKVEDKDFPSTCSKKKADRKSFCTIHSTGYLKSWPPTKMGLDEDNEPDNEGCNLSCLVAIGRLHPHVVPQPANGEIRVKPTEYVSRHAIDGKFVFVDQRATAILAYLPQELLGTSCYEYFHQDDIAHLAECHRQVLQTREKITTNCYKFKIKDGSFITLRSRWFSFMNPWTKEVEYIVSTNTVVSTTVLDSGDAAFPQLAASPHSMDSVLQAGEGGPKRSHPTVPGIPGGTRAGAGKIGRMIAEEIMEIHRIRGSSPSSCGSSPLNITSTPPPDTSSPGGKKILNGGTPDISSAGLLSGQIQDNSGYPYSDNSSILGENSHIGMDMIDTEQGSSSPSNDEAAMAVIMSLLEADAGLGGPVDFSDLPWPL, from the exons GGAAGGTATGGATACAGATAAAGATGACCAACATGGAAG ATTGGAGTATGCAGACCAACAAGGCAGGATAAAAAATGCAAG ggaggcTCACAGCCAGATCGAGAAGCGGCGCAGGGACAAGATGAACAGTTTCATCGACGAGCTGGCCTCGCTGGTGCCCACGTGCAACGCCATGTCCCGCAAGCTGGACAAGCTCACCGTGCTCAGGATGGCTGTCCAGCACATGAAAACACTTCGTG gtGCTACAAACCCATATACAGAAGCAAACTACAAGCCTGCTTTTCTATCAGATGATGAATTAAAACATCTTATTCTCAGG GCAGCAGATGGATTCCTTTTCGTTGTGGGCTGTGACAGAGGAAAGATACTGTTTGTTTCAGAATCTGTCTTCAAGATCCTCAACTACAGTCAG AATGATTTGATTGGTCAAAGTTTATTTGATTATCTCCATCCTAAAGACATTGCCAAAGTGAAGGAGCAGCTCTCCTCTTCTGACACCGCGCCACGAGAAAGACTTATAGATGCAAAAA CCGGGCTCCCGGTGAAGACGGACATCACGCCCGGGCCCTCGCGCCTCTGCTCCGGAGCGCGCCGCTCCTTCTTCTGCAGGATGAAGTGCAACAGGCCCTCCGTCAAGGTGGAAGACAAGGATTTCCCTTCAACCTGCTCCAAGAAGAAAG caGACCGCAAAAGCTTTTGCACTATTCATAGCACAGGCTACTTAAAAAGCTGGCCTCCAACAAAGATGGGCCTGGATGAAGATAACGAGCCAGATAACGAGGGCTGCAATTTGAGCTGCCTGGTTGCCATCGGGAGGCTCCATCCCCACGTGGTGCCGCAGCCGGCCAACGGCGAGATCCGCGTGAAGCCCACGGAATACGTGTCCCGGCACGCCATCGACGGCAAGTTCGTCTTTGTAGATCAGAG ggcAACAGCCATCCTGGCATACTTACCCCAGGAACTTCTAGGTACTTCGTGTTATGAATATTTTCATCAAGATGATATAGCACATCTTGCAGAATGTCACAGACAAG TTTTGCagacaagagaaaaaattacaaCTAACTGCTacaagtttaaaataaaagatggCTCTTTTATTACGTTGCGGAGTCGCTGGTTCAGTTTCATGAACCCTTGGACCAAAGAAGTAGAATACATTGTCTCCACAAACACAGTCGTTTC CACCACGGTCCTGGACAGCGGGGACGCGGCCTTTCCCCAGCTGGCAGCGTCCCCACACAGCATGGACAGCgtgctccaggctggagaag GTGGCCCCAAAAGGAGCCATCCCACTGTGCCTGGAATTCCAGGTGGAacaagagctggggcaggtaaAATAGGGAGGATGATTGCTGAAGAAATCATGGAGATTCACAG GATAAGGGGATCATCACCTTCCAGCTGTGGCTCAAGTCCCCTGAACATCACCAGCACCCCCCCACCCGACACATCCTCGCCAGGAGGGAAGAAG ATCTTGAATGGCGGCACTCCAGACATTTCTTCAGCTGGGCTGCTGTCTGGGCAAATCCAGGATAATTCTGGGTACCCATATTCCGACAACTCCTCTATCCTGG GGGAGAACTCCCACATCGGCATGGACATGATCGACACGGagcagggctccagcagccccagcaacGACGAGGCGGCCATGGCCGTCATCATGAGCCTGCTGGAGGCCGACGCGGGGCTCGGCGGCCCCGTGGACTTCAGCGACCTGCCCTGGCCCCTGTAA
- the BMAL1 gene encoding basic helix-loop-helix ARNT-like protein 1 isoform X2 — translation MADQRMDISSTISDFMSPDPADLISSSLSTSGMDCNRKRKGSSTDYQLDGFPFEEGMDTDKDDQHGRLEYADQQGRIKNAREAHSQIEKRRRDKMNSFIDELASLVPTCNAMSRKLDKLTVLRMAVQHMKTLRGATNPYTEANYKPAFLSDDELKHLILRAADGFLFVVGCDRGKILFVSESVFKILNYSQNDLIGQSLFDYLHPKDIAKVKEQLSSSDTAPRERLIDAKTGLPVKTDITPGPSRLCSGARRSFFCRMKCNRPSVKVEDKDFPSTCSKKKDRKSFCTIHSTGYLKSWPPTKMGLDEDNEPDNEGCNLSCLVAIGRLHPHVVPQPANGEIRVKPTEYVSRHAIDGKFVFVDQRATAILAYLPQELLGTSCYEYFHQDDIAHLAECHRQVLQTREKITTNCYKFKIKDGSFITLRSRWFSFMNPWTKEVEYIVSTNTVVSTTVLDSGDAAFPQLAASPHSMDSVLQAGEGGPKRSHPTVPGIPGGTRAGAGKIGRMIAEEIMEIHRIRGSSPSSCGSSPLNITSTPPPDTSSPGGKKILNGGTPDISSAGLLSGQIQDNSGYPYSDNSSILGENSHIGMDMIDTEQGSSSPSNDEAAMAVIMSLLEADAGLGGPVDFSDLPWPL, via the exons actCGATGGCTTTCCTTTTGA GGAAGGTATGGATACAGATAAAGATGACCAACATGGAAG ATTGGAGTATGCAGACCAACAAGGCAGGATAAAAAATGCAAG ggaggcTCACAGCCAGATCGAGAAGCGGCGCAGGGACAAGATGAACAGTTTCATCGACGAGCTGGCCTCGCTGGTGCCCACGTGCAACGCCATGTCCCGCAAGCTGGACAAGCTCACCGTGCTCAGGATGGCTGTCCAGCACATGAAAACACTTCGTG gtGCTACAAACCCATATACAGAAGCAAACTACAAGCCTGCTTTTCTATCAGATGATGAATTAAAACATCTTATTCTCAGG GCAGCAGATGGATTCCTTTTCGTTGTGGGCTGTGACAGAGGAAAGATACTGTTTGTTTCAGAATCTGTCTTCAAGATCCTCAACTACAGTCAG AATGATTTGATTGGTCAAAGTTTATTTGATTATCTCCATCCTAAAGACATTGCCAAAGTGAAGGAGCAGCTCTCCTCTTCTGACACCGCGCCACGAGAAAGACTTATAGATGCAAAAA CCGGGCTCCCGGTGAAGACGGACATCACGCCCGGGCCCTCGCGCCTCTGCTCCGGAGCGCGCCGCTCCTTCTTCTGCAGGATGAAGTGCAACAGGCCCTCCGTCAAGGTGGAAGACAAGGATTTCCCTTCAACCTGCTCCAAGAAGAAAG ACCGCAAAAGCTTTTGCACTATTCATAGCACAGGCTACTTAAAAAGCTGGCCTCCAACAAAGATGGGCCTGGATGAAGATAACGAGCCAGATAACGAGGGCTGCAATTTGAGCTGCCTGGTTGCCATCGGGAGGCTCCATCCCCACGTGGTGCCGCAGCCGGCCAACGGCGAGATCCGCGTGAAGCCCACGGAATACGTGTCCCGGCACGCCATCGACGGCAAGTTCGTCTTTGTAGATCAGAG ggcAACAGCCATCCTGGCATACTTACCCCAGGAACTTCTAGGTACTTCGTGTTATGAATATTTTCATCAAGATGATATAGCACATCTTGCAGAATGTCACAGACAAG TTTTGCagacaagagaaaaaattacaaCTAACTGCTacaagtttaaaataaaagatggCTCTTTTATTACGTTGCGGAGTCGCTGGTTCAGTTTCATGAACCCTTGGACCAAAGAAGTAGAATACATTGTCTCCACAAACACAGTCGTTTC CACCACGGTCCTGGACAGCGGGGACGCGGCCTTTCCCCAGCTGGCAGCGTCCCCACACAGCATGGACAGCgtgctccaggctggagaag GTGGCCCCAAAAGGAGCCATCCCACTGTGCCTGGAATTCCAGGTGGAacaagagctggggcaggtaaAATAGGGAGGATGATTGCTGAAGAAATCATGGAGATTCACAG GATAAGGGGATCATCACCTTCCAGCTGTGGCTCAAGTCCCCTGAACATCACCAGCACCCCCCCACCCGACACATCCTCGCCAGGAGGGAAGAAG ATCTTGAATGGCGGCACTCCAGACATTTCTTCAGCTGGGCTGCTGTCTGGGCAAATCCAGGATAATTCTGGGTACCCATATTCCGACAACTCCTCTATCCTGG GGGAGAACTCCCACATCGGCATGGACATGATCGACACGGagcagggctccagcagccccagcaacGACGAGGCGGCCATGGCCGTCATCATGAGCCTGCTGGAGGCCGACGCGGGGCTCGGCGGCCCCGTGGACTTCAGCGACCTGCCCTGGCCCCTGTAA
- the BMAL1 gene encoding basic helix-loop-helix ARNT-like protein 1 isoform X1, which translates to MADQRMDISSTISDFMSPDPADLISSSLSTSGMDCNRKRKGSSTDYQLDGFPFEEGMDTDKDDQHGRLEYADQQGRIKNAREAHSQIEKRRRDKMNSFIDELASLVPTCNAMSRKLDKLTVLRMAVQHMKTLRGATNPYTEANYKPAFLSDDELKHLILRAADGFLFVVGCDRGKILFVSESVFKILNYSQNDLIGQSLFDYLHPKDIAKVKEQLSSSDTAPRERLIDAKTGLPVKTDITPGPSRLCSGARRSFFCRMKCNRPSVKVEDKDFPSTCSKKKADRKSFCTIHSTGYLKSWPPTKMGLDEDNEPDNEGCNLSCLVAIGRLHPHVVPQPANGEIRVKPTEYVSRHAIDGKFVFVDQRATAILAYLPQELLGTSCYEYFHQDDIAHLAECHRQVLQTREKITTNCYKFKIKDGSFITLRSRWFSFMNPWTKEVEYIVSTNTVVSTTVLDSGDAAFPQLAASPHSMDSVLQAGEGGPKRSHPTVPGIPGGTRAGAGKIGRMIAEEIMEIHRIRGSSPSSCGSSPLNITSTPPPDTSSPGGKKILNGGTPDISSAGLLSGQIQDNSGYPYSDNSSILGENSHIGMDMIDTEQGSSSPSNDEAAMAVIMSLLEADAGLGGPVDFSDLPWPL; encoded by the exons actCGATGGCTTTCCTTTTGA GGAAGGTATGGATACAGATAAAGATGACCAACATGGAAG ATTGGAGTATGCAGACCAACAAGGCAGGATAAAAAATGCAAG ggaggcTCACAGCCAGATCGAGAAGCGGCGCAGGGACAAGATGAACAGTTTCATCGACGAGCTGGCCTCGCTGGTGCCCACGTGCAACGCCATGTCCCGCAAGCTGGACAAGCTCACCGTGCTCAGGATGGCTGTCCAGCACATGAAAACACTTCGTG gtGCTACAAACCCATATACAGAAGCAAACTACAAGCCTGCTTTTCTATCAGATGATGAATTAAAACATCTTATTCTCAGG GCAGCAGATGGATTCCTTTTCGTTGTGGGCTGTGACAGAGGAAAGATACTGTTTGTTTCAGAATCTGTCTTCAAGATCCTCAACTACAGTCAG AATGATTTGATTGGTCAAAGTTTATTTGATTATCTCCATCCTAAAGACATTGCCAAAGTGAAGGAGCAGCTCTCCTCTTCTGACACCGCGCCACGAGAAAGACTTATAGATGCAAAAA CCGGGCTCCCGGTGAAGACGGACATCACGCCCGGGCCCTCGCGCCTCTGCTCCGGAGCGCGCCGCTCCTTCTTCTGCAGGATGAAGTGCAACAGGCCCTCCGTCAAGGTGGAAGACAAGGATTTCCCTTCAACCTGCTCCAAGAAGAAAG caGACCGCAAAAGCTTTTGCACTATTCATAGCACAGGCTACTTAAAAAGCTGGCCTCCAACAAAGATGGGCCTGGATGAAGATAACGAGCCAGATAACGAGGGCTGCAATTTGAGCTGCCTGGTTGCCATCGGGAGGCTCCATCCCCACGTGGTGCCGCAGCCGGCCAACGGCGAGATCCGCGTGAAGCCCACGGAATACGTGTCCCGGCACGCCATCGACGGCAAGTTCGTCTTTGTAGATCAGAG ggcAACAGCCATCCTGGCATACTTACCCCAGGAACTTCTAGGTACTTCGTGTTATGAATATTTTCATCAAGATGATATAGCACATCTTGCAGAATGTCACAGACAAG TTTTGCagacaagagaaaaaattacaaCTAACTGCTacaagtttaaaataaaagatggCTCTTTTATTACGTTGCGGAGTCGCTGGTTCAGTTTCATGAACCCTTGGACCAAAGAAGTAGAATACATTGTCTCCACAAACACAGTCGTTTC CACCACGGTCCTGGACAGCGGGGACGCGGCCTTTCCCCAGCTGGCAGCGTCCCCACACAGCATGGACAGCgtgctccaggctggagaag GTGGCCCCAAAAGGAGCCATCCCACTGTGCCTGGAATTCCAGGTGGAacaagagctggggcaggtaaAATAGGGAGGATGATTGCTGAAGAAATCATGGAGATTCACAG GATAAGGGGATCATCACCTTCCAGCTGTGGCTCAAGTCCCCTGAACATCACCAGCACCCCCCCACCCGACACATCCTCGCCAGGAGGGAAGAAG ATCTTGAATGGCGGCACTCCAGACATTTCTTCAGCTGGGCTGCTGTCTGGGCAAATCCAGGATAATTCTGGGTACCCATATTCCGACAACTCCTCTATCCTGG GGGAGAACTCCCACATCGGCATGGACATGATCGACACGGagcagggctccagcagccccagcaacGACGAGGCGGCCATGGCCGTCATCATGAGCCTGCTGGAGGCCGACGCGGGGCTCGGCGGCCCCGTGGACTTCAGCGACCTGCCCTGGCCCCTGTAA